The region GAGGATATACACGGGTGGGATCAGCAGCGCGGTCCCAATGCCTTCGAGGAGCGAATAACCGAGTATCAGGACCCCGAGCCCCGGCGACGCTGCCGCTATCAGCGCTCCCACACCGTAAACCAAGAGGCCTCGCCTGAACAGATACGTGCGGCCCAGGATATCCGTCAGCTTGCTGCCGGGGATCATCAGGGCCGCCATGGTGAGCGTGAAAACGGCGATGGTCGTCTGAACACCGCTTACCGTCGTCCCCAGATCCGTGGCGATGTTGCTTATGGCCACGTTCATGTTCGAGGCAGCGTAACTGCAGATGAACTGGGCCAGCGCAAGCGGCAGGAGCACACCCTGCGGGGTTGCCGTCGGTGTCCGGGGAACCTGGTCGGATGTGCTCTCCATGCTACCCTCGAGTAAGGCAGGTCAAGAGGTAATGCAGTATATTAACATTACTGTCTGAAATATTGCCCGGCAGATCAGGTTCTCCCGCCCTGTTCGGTTTCCAGATGCCGGGCTCTTCAAGAGACTCCGGCAGGGGTACAGGTCGTGCTCTACCGTATCTTTCCCTCTTTGAATCACGGGTAAGTTCTTTTGCAAAATGGAGAAAAACTGCGTAATTCTTCGAGAATGCCGAAAAGTATATCCGTTTCCTTTCCACCTGACCCCGCATGTCATCCGCAAATGCTGTTGCCGCGACACAGGAGGGAGAGCGGCTTCGGGAGGTCTATGAGCAGGACGTGCCCTGGCGCAGGTGGGGGCCCTACCTGAGCGAGCGGCAGTGGGGGACGGTAAGGGAGGATTACAGCGACGATGGCAATGCCTGGGCATATTTTCCTCACGATCATGCCCGTTCCCGCACCTACCTCTGGGGGGAGGACGGGATTGCAGGCCTCTCGGACGACTCCCAGCGACTCTGTTTTGCGCTCGCCCTCTGGAACGGTGTCGATCCGTTCCTGAAAGAGCGGCTCTTCGGCCTTACGAACGCCGAGGGGAACCACGGCGAGGACGTGAAGGAGTATTACTACTACCTGGACAACACCCCGACACATTCCTACATGAAGTACCTCTACAAGTATCCGCAGGCGGCGTTCCCGTACGACGATCTTGTAGAGACGAACAAGAAACGTACCCGTGACGAACCGGAGTACGAACTCATCGATACCGGCATATTCGACGACGACCGCTACTTCGACGTCTTTGTTGAGTATGCGAAGGATTCCCCTGAGGATATCCTGATCCAGATCACGGTATGGAACCGGGGACCTGATGAGGCAACCCTGCACCTCCTGCCGACGCTGTGGTTCCGCAATACCTGGTGGCTTGAGAAAGGCACCAGAAGGCCGCTCCTAAAACAGGTGGAAGGCCCTCCCGACACGAGCGTCGTTCAGGCCGGCCACCCGGCCCTTGGGAACCGGTATCTCTATTGTGAGGGCGCCCCGGAACTGCTCTTCACCGAGAACGAGACGAACACGGAACGTATATCAGGCACCCCGAACGCCAGCCCTTACGTCAAGGACGGCATCAACGACTACGTTGTATCCGGCCGATACGCGGCGGTGAACCCAGCCCGGACCGGGACGAAAGCCTCGGCCTACTTCCCGCTGACCACTCCCGGCGGGGAGAGCCGGGTTATACGGCTGCGGTTGAGCGAGACCCCTCCCCCGGCACCGGTAGGAGCGAGCACAACCGAGGAAGACACCCCTTTCGGAAGCCGGTTTGAGGAGACATTGAGCCTCCGGAAGCAGGAAGCGGATGCGTTCTACGACAATATCACCCCCCCGTCGGTCGGTTCGGATGCGGCGAACGTGATGCGCCAGGCGCTCGCCGGTATGCTCTGGACGAAGCAGTATTACTTCTACGACCTGGATCGCTGGCTTCGTCAGCACGGGTCCAATATGGCTCTCGGTAGCAAATGCCCAGTCCGCAACAGCCAGTGGTTCCACATGTACAATGCAGACGTCATCTCGATGCCGGACAAGTGGGAATACCCTTGGTATGCGGCTTGGGATCTCGCATTCCATCTGGGCGCTATCACGATGATCGATCCGGGTTTCGCCAAACAGCAGTTGGAGTTGATACTGCACGAACGCTACCTCCATCCCAACGGCCAGA is a window of Methanoculleus sp. 7T DNA encoding:
- a CDS encoding MGH1-like glycoside hydrolase domain-containing protein is translated as MSSANAVAATQEGERLREVYEQDVPWRRWGPYLSERQWGTVREDYSDDGNAWAYFPHDHARSRTYLWGEDGIAGLSDDSQRLCFALALWNGVDPFLKERLFGLTNAEGNHGEDVKEYYYYLDNTPTHSYMKYLYKYPQAAFPYDDLVETNKKRTRDEPEYELIDTGIFDDDRYFDVFVEYAKDSPEDILIQITVWNRGPDEATLHLLPTLWFRNTWWLEKGTRRPLLKQVEGPPDTSVVQAGHPALGNRYLYCEGAPELLFTENETNTERISGTPNASPYVKDGINDYVVSGRYAAVNPARTGTKASAYFPLTTPGGESRVIRLRLSETPPPAPVGASTTEEDTPFGSRFEETLSLRKQEADAFYDNITPPSVGSDAANVMRQALAGMLWTKQYYFYDLDRWLRQHGSNMALGSKCPVRNSQWFHMYNADVISMPDKWEYPWYAAWDLAFHLGAITMIDPGFAKQQLELILHERYLHPNGQIPAYEWNFSDVNPPVHAWAALFIYHVEREVFGVADVRFLEKVFQKLLMNFTWWVNRKDRYGQNVFEGGFLGLDNIGVFDRSATIPSGGYLEQSDGTAWMALYCQNMLEIAANLAIHDPVYEELAIKFYEHFLWIASAMNRMGENQEGMWDEWDGFFYDLLHLPDGSATRLKVRTLVGLLSLCSSTVFSVEMLTELPVFLERARSFTQNHPLLTANITSPGRAGFQGRRLLSLVNEERLRRILSRMLDEEEFLSDYGIRSISRIHAEDPYNFILDGQEFRVEYQPAESNSSMFGGNSNWRGPIWFPMNIVIIRSLLNLYSFYGNSFTVECPTGSGKWMNLYEVSEEIKNRLERIFLRDEDGRRPVFGTVPKFREDPHWRDYILFYEYFHGDNGAGLGASHQTGWTGLIARLIQAYAYMTPEQLLKPGGRQFSYRRSAAAPPPTTEAPPAAPTPR